A stretch of the Rhodothermales bacterium genome encodes the following:
- a CDS encoding class II aldolase/adducin family protein, translating into MDETGYIQFDNRSVKGPPPEATLISELNYWRTQCVDEGIIGVDLNGTGFGNVSVRIRGTSRFVISGTQTGALRTLSARHYTKVVDSCIDANRIVAVGPISASSEALTHAAVYRADGRVGAVIHVHSKMLWDRLVDIVPTTNRAAAAGTTAMAREIERLVSSMRGRSNIIVMGGHKEGLIAFGAGPAAAAEALFATG; encoded by the coding sequence ATGGATGAAACGGGATACATCCAGTTCGACAACCGCTCGGTGAAGGGCCCGCCACCCGAGGCGACGTTGATATCCGAACTGAACTACTGGCGCACCCAGTGCGTCGATGAAGGAATCATCGGAGTGGACTTGAACGGCACAGGTTTCGGAAACGTCAGCGTCCGTATTCGAGGAACGTCGCGCTTTGTCATTTCCGGAACGCAGACAGGCGCGCTGCGCACCCTTTCGGCGCGTCATTACACGAAAGTCGTGGATAGCTGCATTGACGCCAACCGGATAGTCGCCGTGGGTCCAATCTCGGCCTCGTCCGAAGCTCTGACGCATGCGGCGGTGTACCGTGCCGACGGACGGGTCGGAGCGGTCATTCATGTTCACAGCAAGATGCTCTGGGACCGACTTGTTGATATCGTACCGACGACCAACCGGGCTGCTGCGGCAGGGACGACGGCGATGGCGCGGGAGATCGAACGCCTGGTGTCGTCGATGCGTGGCCGTAGCAATATCATCGTGATGGGTGGACACAAAGAGGGGCTGATTGCCTTCGGTGCCGGACCCGCAGCGGCAGCAGAGGCGCTCTTCGCTACAGGTTGA